A DNA window from Daucus carota subsp. sativus chromosome 3, DH1 v3.0, whole genome shotgun sequence contains the following coding sequences:
- the LOC108210671 gene encoding anthocyanidin 3-O-glucosyltransferase 2, whose protein sequence is MRAELIFVPAPGVGHLVSAVELAKLLARQDHRISINILIIKMPFDYGVADITQTLQNDAPERINFVEIPSLDDTAMAKLMALPRMSFHDAFLSSQRAQVMDVVRQIMNRSEDSRLGGFVLDMFCTQMIDLANEFDVPAYVFFTSSASFLGFIFYAQHLKDKKDQEIFELKDSDVELSVPCFSNLVPAKVLPSVMLTESGSAMMISIARRLRQVRGILVNTVLELESYAIRSLEEDESVPRVYHLGPLINFKKVEQTSHCEDSDEAVMRWLDKQPCSSVVFLCFGSMGSFDTKQVKEIARALELSGQRFLWSLRRPSQEKEKTELLKDYEDYDEVLPEGFLERTSGIGKIIGWAPQMTILSHPAVGGFVSHCGWNSTLESIWCGVPIATWPIFAEQQTNAFQLVKELGLAVKIKLDYRQEYLAPDKSSELVTAEEIESGIRCLMNKEGDQMRNKVVTMKDLCRKAVVEGGSSRISLTQFIDDVIDSINQRSTST, encoded by the coding sequence ATGAGAGCAGAGTTGATCTTTGTCCCAGCTCCTGGAGTTGGTCATCTAGTATCTGCGGTTGAGCTTGCCAAGCTGCTTGCTCGACAAGATCACCGAATCTCCATCAACATTTTGATAATAAAGATGCCTTTCGACTACGGTGTTGCTGATATTACTCAGACCCTTCAGAATGATGCTCCAGAGCGCATAAACTTTGTAGAGATCCCTTCTTTAGACGACACTGCTATGGCAAAGCTCATGGCTTTGCCGCGCATGTCGTTCCATGATGCCTTCCTCTCGAGTCAGCGGGCTCAGGTGATGGACGTGGTTAGACAGATTATGAATCGGTCTGAGGATTCAAGGCTAGGTGGATTTGTGCTTGACATGTTTTGCACTCAAATGATAGATTTGGCTAATGAGTTTGATGTGCCAGCCTATGTGTTCTTTACTTCCAGTGCTTCTTTTCTTGGCTTCATTTTTTATGCTCAACATCTTAAAGATAAAAAAGACCAGGAGATTTTTGAGTTGAAGGACTCTGATGTTGAGCTCTCTGTCCCGTGTTTCTCAAACCTGGTTCCTGCTAAGGTTTTGCCTTCGGTGATGCTGACAGAGAGTGGATCCGCCATGATGATAAGTATAGCCAGAAGATTACGACAGGTCAGAGGTATTCTAGTCAATACAGTACTGGAACTCGAAAGTTATGCTATTAGGTCTCTTGAAGAGGATGAAAGCGTGCCTCGTGTTTACCATCTAGGGCCTTTAATTAATTTCAAGAAAGTTGAGCAGACATCCCATTGTGAAGATTCTGATGAGGCTGTTATGAGGTGGTTAGACAAGCAGCCATGTTCATCTGTCGTTTTCTTGTGCTTCGGGAGTATGGGAAGCTTTGATACTAAGCAAGTGAAGGAGATAGCAAGGGCGTTAGAGCTCAGTGGACAGCGTTTCTTATGGTCTCTACGACGTCCATCACAAGAGAAGGAAAAGACTGAACTGCTAAAAGATTATGAGGACTACGATGAGGTGTTGCCAGAAGGATTCTTGGAGCGGACATCTGGAATAGGAAAAATAATTGGATGGGCGCCGCAAATGACAATCCTTTCCCATCCAGCGGTTGGAGGATTTGTGTCACATTGTGGATGGAACTCGACGCTAGAGAGTATATGGTGCGGTGTGCCAATAGCTACTTGGCCTATCTTTGCCGAGCAACAAACTAATGCATTTCAGTTGGTGAAGGAGTTGGGATTAGCGGTAAAAATTAAGTTGGATTATCGACAAGAATATTTGGCTCCGGATAAATCATCAGAACTTGTGACAGCCGAGGAAATAGAGAGCGGTATAAGATGTCTGATGAATAAAGAAGGTGATCAGATGAGAAACAAGGTGGTGACAATGAAAGACTTATGCAGAAAAGCTGTTGTGGAGGGAGGCTCATCGCGCATTTCACTCACACAGTTCATCGACGATGTCATTGACAGCATCAACCAACGTTCTACTAGTACTTAA
- the LOC108210672 gene encoding anthocyanidin 3-O-glucosyltransferase 2 produces MVRAELIFIPAPGIGHLVSAVEVAKLLVRRDERISISILLLKLPFHAGVAAFTENLKKDAPDCIDFVDIPAVDESIMTDLMSLPHNSFLESFVSSQRAQVTDVVATILKRSEATKLGGFVLDMFCTPMIEAANEFNVPAYVFFTSGASFLGFIFYAQFLKDSKGQDISEFKDSGVELSVPAFSIPVPDKVFPSVMLSEGGSSRMSIVARRLREVKAILINSVLELETHAFKSLADDEDIPLIYPVGPIINLERGEPTPRNRESDEAIMSWLDSQPCSSVVFLCFGSMGSFSEDQVMEIACALELSGKRFLWSLRCPLKDNKKMELPKDYEDYVEVLPEGFLERTSGIGKVIGWAPQVKILSHPAVGGFVSHCGWNSTLESLWCGVPIAAWPVYSEQQTNAFQLVKELGLAIEIKLDYHKDIVTNEASVLVTAEEIERGIRCLMEEEGEVRKKVKMMKAICRKATAEGGSSYNSLGHFIEDVLDNIKQGE; encoded by the coding sequence ATGGTGAGAGCAGAGTTGATCTTTATCCCAGCTCCTGGAATTGGTCATCTGGTATCTGCAGTGGAGGTTGCAAAGCTCCTGGTTCGTCGCGATGAGCGTATCTCCATCAGCATCCTGTTGTTAAAATTGCCTTTTCATGCAGGGGTTGCTGCTTTTACTGAGAACCTTAAGAAGGATGCTCCAGACTGTATAGACTTTGTAGACATCCCTGCAGTAGATGAGTCCATTATGACAGACCTCATGTCTCTGCCACATAACTCTTTCCTTGAGTCCTTCGTCTCGAGCCAGCGGGCTCAGGTGACAGATGTGGTTGCAACAATTTTGAAAAGATCAGAGGCTACTAAGCTAGGTGGATTTGTGCTTGACATGTTCTGCACTCCTATGATAGAAGCGGCTAATGAGTTTAATGTGCCAGCCTATGTGTTTTTCACTTCTGGTGCTTCTTTTCTTGGATTCATTTTTTATGCTCAATTTCTCAAAGATAGCAAAGGCCAGGACATTTCTGAGTTCAAGGACTCTGGCGTGGAGCTCTCTGTACCGGCTTTCTCAATTCCAGTTCCCGATAAGGTTTTTCCTTCGGTGATGCTAAGCGAGGGGGGATCTTCCAGAATGAGTATTGTAGCGAGAAGACTACGTGAGGTGAAAGCTATTTTAATCAATTCTGTATTAGAACTGGAAACTCATGCTTTTAAGTCCCTTGCAGATGATGAGGACATCCCGCTTATCTACCCTGTTGGGCCTATAATAAATCTTGAAAGAGGTGAGCCAACACCGCGGAACAGAGAATCTGATGAGGCTATTATGAGCTGGTTGGACAGCCAACCATGTTCATCTGTGGTATTTTTGTGCTTTGGGAGTATGGGAAGTTTTTCTGAAGACCAAGTAATGGAGATTGCATGTGCTTTGGAGCTCAGTGGTAAGCGTTTCTTGTGGTCTCTACGATGCCCATTGAAAGATAATAAAAAGATGGAACTGCCAAAAGATTATGAGGATTATGTTGAGGTGTTGCCAGAAGGATTCCTGGAGCGGACATCAGGAATAGGGAAAGTTATTGGATGGGCGCCACAGGTGAAAATCCTTTCTCATCCAGCAGTTGGAGGATTTGTGTCGCATTGTGGGTGGAACTCTACGCTGGAGAGTTTATGGTGTGGTGTGCCAATAGCTGCGTGGCCAGTCTATTCTGAACAGCAAACTAATGCATTTCAGCTAGTAAAAGAGTTGGGACTGGCAATAGAAATTAAGTTGGATTATCATAAAGACATTGTAACAAATGAAGCATCGGTACTAGTGACAGCAGAAGAAATAGAAAGGGGTATAAGATGTCTAATGGAGGAAGAAGGTGAAGTGAGAAAGAAGGTGAAAATGATGAAAGCCATATGCAGAAAAGCCACTGCAGAAGGAGGCTCGTCGTACAATTCACTTGGACACTTCATCGAGGATGTCCTAGATAATATCAAGCAAGGGGAATGA
- the LOC108210966 gene encoding anthocyanidin 3-O-glucosyltransferase 2: protein MTRVELIFVPAPEVGHLVAAVELAKLLVRRDERISFSILIQKMPYDTGTAAFVEKLKKDDPDRMAFVDIPAPSEATMTELRSLSRTAFHEAFVSHQRTVVRDLVTEILKRSESSKLGGFVLDMFVTPMIEVANDFNVPAYVFFTSSAAFLNVMFYAQDLKDNKNLEISDYKDSDIELSVPGFSNLVPAKGLPSVILDKGGSDMMTSIARRLRKTKAIFVNTVLELEAHAIKSLIDDSNTPLIYHVGPLINSEKGEPTSQKKKSNEDIINWLDRQPCSSVVFLCFGSKGSFDIEQVKEIACALELSGQRFLWSLRRPSENTEKREMPKDYEDYNGVLPEGFLERTSGIGKVIGWAPQVAILSHPAVGGFVSHCGWNSTLESIWCGVPIATWPIYAEQQTNAFQLVKELGLAVEIKLDYRKDVIGDVSPVVTAEEIEVGIRRLMNGEGEMRNKVKTMKDVCRKALDEGGSSYSSVGQFIQEVIDNIN from the coding sequence ATGACGAGAGTAGAGTTAATTTTTGTGCCAGCACCTGAAGTTGGTCATCTGGTAGCTGCAGTAGAGCTTGCAAAGCTGCTCGTTCGTCGTGATGAACGAATCTCCTTCAGCATTCTGATACAAAAGATGCCTTATGACACTGGCACTGCTGCATTCGTCGAGAAGCTCAAGAAAGATGATCCTGACCGCATGGCCTTTGTAGACATTCCTGCTCCGAGTGAGGCCACTATGACAGAGCTTAGGTCCCTGTCACGGACAGCTTTCCATGAAGCCTTTGTCTCGCATCAGAGGACCGTGGTGAGAGATTTGGTTACAGAGATATTGAAGCGGTCAGAGAGTTCTAAGCTAGGTGGATTTGTTCTTGACATGTTTGTCACTCCCATGATAGAAGTGGCTAATGACTTCAATGTTCCGGCTTATGTGTTCTTCACTTCTAGTGCTGCTTTTCTTAATGTTATGTTTTATGCTCAGGATCTGAAGGACAACAAAAACCTGGAGATTTCGGACTACAAGGACTCAGATATTGAGCTCTCTGTTCCGGGGTTTTCAAATCTGGTTCCTGCCAAGGGCTTGCCTTCGGTGATTCTAGACAAGGGTGGATCTGACATGATGACAAGTATAGCCAGGAGGTTACGGAAGACTAAAGCTATTTTTGTTAATACAGTTCTGGAACTGGAAGCTCATGCTATTAAGTCCCTTATAGATGATAGTAACACACCTCTTATATACCATGTTGGACCTTTGATCAATTCCGAAAAAGGTGAGCCAACATCCCAGAAGAAAAAATCCAATGAGGATATTATTAATTGGTTGGACAGGCAACCATGTTCATCTGTGGTATTTTTGTGCTTTGGGAGTAAGGGAAGCTTTGATATTGAGCAAGTAAAGGAGATAGCATGCGCCTTGGAGCTCAGTGGACAACGTTTCTTGTGGTCTCTACGACGCCCATCTGAAAATACAGAGAAAAGGGAGATGCCAAAAGATTATGAGGACTACAATGGGGTGTTGCCAGAAGGATTCTTGGAGAGGACATCAGGGATAGGAAAAGTTATTGGATGGGCTCCACAGGTGGCAATCCTTTCCCATCCAGCAGTAGGAGGATTTGTGTCGCATTGTGGATGGAACTCGACGCTAGAGAGTATATGGTGCGGTGTGCCAATAGCCACTTGGCCTATTTACGCTGAGCAGCAGACTAATGCATTTCAGCTGGTGAAGGAGCTGGGCTTGGCAGTGGAAATCAAGTTGGATTATCGGAAAGATGTTATTGGAGATGTGTCACCAGTTGTGACAGCAGAAGAGATAGAAGTTGGCATAAGGCGTCTGATGAATGGAGAAGGCGAAATGAGAAACAAGGTGAAAACAATGAAAGATGTATGCAGAAAGGCCTTGGATGAGGGTGGCTCATCCTACAGCTCAGTCGGGCAGTTCATCCAGGAAGTCATTGATAACATCAACTAA
- the LOC108211326 gene encoding anthocyanidin 3-O-glucosyltransferase 2, with amino-acid sequence MVRAELIFVPSPGVGHLLSTGEVAKLLARRDERISISILIMKLPYDSGIEALTQNLKREAPERISFVDIPDLDEATRTELMSLPRMSFFTSFIEHQRTPVKNIVKSILEGPDSGKLGGFVIDMFCTSMIEVANEFNVPAYVYFTSGAAFLSLMFYTQNLEENENCREISECKDTDADLPVPGFINPVPVKVLPSVFRTKELSAFIVAIARRLREAKAILVNTVWELEACAIKALADDVNAPLIHHVGPIINFTNAGAANNDKKSEEDIISWLDCQPPLSVVFLCFGSMGSFSNEQVTEIAQALELSGQRFLWSLRRPSQEKEKMKLPTDYEDYSEVLPEGFLARTSGIGKVIGWAPQVTILSHPSVGGFVSHCGWNSTLESIWCGVPMATWPLYSEQQINAFQLVKELGIAVDLKMDYRKGNMLNNEPDPIVTAEEIERGIRCLMDGDSEVRSKMKEMKDQCRKATEEGGSSYTSIGQFLEAVIDTIQEGAST; translated from the coding sequence ATGGTGAGAGCAGAGCTAATATTCGTTCCTTCCCCTGGAGTTGGTCATCTGTTATCTACTGGCGAGGTTGCCAAGCTCCTTGCTCGTCGAGATGAACGGATTTCCATCAGCATCTTGATAATGAAGCTTCCTTATGACTCCGGCATAGAAGCACTCACTCAGAACCTGAAGAGAGAGGCTCCTGAACGCATATCCTTCGTAGACATCCCTGATTTAGATGAGGCCACAAGGACCGAGCTCATGTCTTTGCCACGCATGTCGTTCTTCACCTCTTTCATTGAGCACCAGAGGACTCCGGTTAAAAACATCGTGAAAAGTATTCTGGAAGGGCCTGATTCTGGTAAGCTAGGAGGGTTTGTTATTGATATGTTCTGCACCTCAATGATAGAGGTGGCAAATGAATTTAATGTCCCGGCTTATGTGTACTTTACTTCGGGTGCTGCTTTTCTTTCGCTCATGTTTTATACTCAAAATCTTGAAGAAAATGAGAACTGCAGGGAAATTTCTGAATGCAAAGACACAGATGCTGATCTCCCTGTACCTGGTTTTATCAATCCGGTACCTGTTAAGGTTTTGCCTTCAGTGTTTCGTACTAAAGAGTTGTCTGCTTTCATCGTAGCTATAGCGCGAAGGTTAAGAGAAGCCAAAGCTATTTTGGTGAATACAGTGTGGGAACTGGAGGCTTGTGCTATTAAGGCCCTTGCTGACGATGTAAACGCCCCTCTGATTCACCACGTCGGGCCTATAATCAATTTTACGAATGCTGGTGCAGCAAACAATGACAAGAAGTCAGAAGAGGACATTATTAGCTGGTTGGACTGTCAACCGCCTCTTTCTGTAGTGTTCCTGTGCTTTGGCAGCATGGGAAGCTTTAGTAACGAGCAAGTGACTGAGATAGCACAAGCACTGGAACTCAGCGGACAGCGTTTCTTGTGGTCTCTAAGACGTCCATCTCAAGAGAAAGAGAAAATGAAACTGCCAACAGACTATGAGGACTACAGTGAGGTGCTCCCAGAGGGATTCTTGGCGCGGACATCAGGAATTGGAAAGGTGATTGGATGGGCACCGCAGGTGACAATCCTTTCCCATCCATCTGTCGGAGGATTTGTATCCCATTGTGGATGGAACTCTACGTTAGAGAGTATATGGTGTGGCGTTCCAATGGCTACGTGGCCTCTGTATTCTGAGCAACAGATTAATGCATTCCAGTTAGTGAAGGAACTGGGAATCGCGGTGGACCTCAAAATGGACTACAGAAAAGGCAATATGCTTAACAACGAACCAGACCCGATTGTGACAGCAGAAGAGATAGAGAGGGGTATAAGATGCCTGATGGATGGAGACAGTGAAGTGAGGAGTAAAATGAAGGAAATGAAAGACCAATGCAGAAAAGCCACCGAAGAGGGTGGCTCGTCTTATACTTCCATTGGACAGTTTCTTGAGGCTGTAATAGATACCATCCAGGAAGGAGCTTCCACCTGA
- the LOC108213323 gene encoding anthocyanidin 3-O-glucosyltransferase 2 codes for MMRVELIFMPVPEVGHLVATAELAKLLVGRDERISVRILIQKMPYDTGFAGFTQKLKKDVPERIDFVDIPAPDETTMAELKALPLTSFHEAFVSNQRTVVRDIVTAILKQSETSKLGGFVLDLFTTPMIEVANDFNVPAYVFFTSSAAYLNIAFYAQDLKDSKNLEISGFKNLDIELSVPGFSNLVPAKGLPAVILDEAGSALMRTIARRLRKTKAIFLNTVLELEARAIKALEEDGNTPVIYHVGPLINSEIGQPTSQNKISNEAIMSWLDRQPCTLTCTSVVFLCFGSKGSFDIEQVKEIACALELSGHHFLWSLRCPSQTKEKRDLPKDYEDYNEVLPEGFLERTSGRGKVIGWAPQMTILSHPAVGGFVSHCGWNSTLESVWCGVPIATWPIYAEQQTNAFQLVKELGLAVEITLDYRKDLIGDVSPTVTAQEIELGIRRLMNAGSEMRNKVKAMKDLCRKANNEGGSSYSSLGQFIEEVIDNIN; via the exons ATGATGAGAGTGGAGTTGATCTTTATGCCAGTTCCTGAAGTTGGTCATCTAGTAGCTACAGCAGAACTTGCAAAGCTGCTTGTTGGTCGTGATGAACGAATCTCAGTCAGAATCCTGATACAGAAGATGCCTTATGACACTGGGTTTGCTGGCTTCACTCAGAAGCTTAAGAAAGATGTTCCTGAGCGCATAGACTTTGTGGACATTCCTGCTCCAGATGAGACTACTATGGCAGAGCTTAAGGCTCTACCACTCACATCATTCCATGAAGCCTTCGTCTCAAATCAACGAACAGTGGTGAGAGATATAGTTACAGCAATTTTGAAGCAGTCTGAGACTTCCAAGCTTGGTGGATTTGTACTTGATTTGTTTACTACCCCCATGATAGAAGTAGCTAATGACTTCAATGTTCCGGCTTATGTATTCTTCACTTCTAGTGCTGCTTATCTTAATATCGCGTTTTATGCTCAAGATCTCAAAGACAGCAAAAACCTGGAAATTTCAGGGTTCAAGAACTTGGATATTGAGCTCTCTGTTCCAGGTTTCTCAAATCTGGTTCCTGCTAAGGGTCTGCCTGCAGTAATTCTAGACGAGGCTGGATCTGCCTTGATGAGAACTATAGCCAGAAGGCTACGGAAGACCAAAGCTATTTTTCTCAACACAGTTTTGGAGCTGGAAGCTCGTGCTATCAAGGCCCTTGAAGAGGATGGGAACACACCTGTTATTTACCATGTAGGTCCTTTAATAAATTCTGAAATAGGCCAGCCAACATCCCAAAACAAAATATCCAATGAGGCCATAATGAGCTGGTTGGACAGGCAACCATGCACACTAA catGCACATCTGTAGTATTTTTGTGCTTCGGGAGTAAGGGAAGCTTTGATATCGAGCAAGTAAAGGAGATAGCATGTGCATTGGAGCTCAGCGGACACCATTTCTTGTGGTCTCTACGATGCCCGTCTCAAACTAAGGAAAAAAGGGATCTGCCAAAAGATTATGAGGATTACAATGAGGTGTTGCCAGAAGGTTTCTTGGAGCGGACATCAGGAAGAGGAAAGGTTATTGGATGGGCGCCACAGATGACAATCCTTTCCCATCCAGCAGTAGGAGGATTTGTGTCTCATTGTGGTTGGAACTCGACGCTAGAGAGCGTATGGTGTGGTGTGCCAATAGCTACTTGGCCAATTTACGCTGAGCAGCAAACCAATGCATTTCAGTTGGTGAAGGAGCTGGGATTGGCAGTTGAAATTACGTTGGATTACAGGAAAGATTTAATTGGAGATGTATCACCAACTGTGACAGCACAAGAGATAGAACTTGGCATAAGGCGTCTGATGAATGCGGGAAGTGAAATGAGAAACAAGGTGAAAGCAATGAAAGACTTATGCAGAAAAGCAAACAATGAGGGTGGCTCATCGTATAGTTCACTCGGGCAGTTCATCGAGGAAGTCATTGATAACATCAATTAA